The following are from one region of the Coffea eugenioides isolate CCC68of chromosome 2, Ceug_1.0, whole genome shotgun sequence genome:
- the LOC113759535 gene encoding xyloglucan endotransglucosylase/hydrolase protein 2-like, giving the protein MEFLLVVFSLVLVLATKNANGGGGFSFDEYYYQTFGGNHLTILDQGNEVQLLLDQSTGAGFSSRRDFGSGYFGISMKIPDKNSTGVDTSFYLISVPVGQPVGGVKHYEVDIEFFGTNGNPHVLSTNVFMNDFGGKEQLFHLWFDPTVDFHKWFVDETPIRVWKNMSNWGVGFPAVPMHVEASIWNPNWLGTIDWRQGPFTAHYREFPINGCRYQGSNPRDCFSQNYYWNQPQYSQLSPDQQRKLQEARRNYMFEDYCNDPIKKGQECQFNQ; this is encoded by the exons ATGGAATTTTTGCTAGTTGTCTTTTCCTTGGTTCTTGTTCTTGCAACTAAAAATGCCAATGGCGGCGGTGGATTTTCCTTTGATGAGTACTACTATCAAACATTCGGAGGCAATCATCTTACCATCCTTGACCAAGGAAACGAAGTTCAGCTTCTATTGGACCAATCTACAG GTGCTGGCTTCAGTTCAAGAAGAGATTTTGGTTCAGGGTACTTTGGTATCAGCATGAAGATACCAGACAAAAACAGTACAGGGGTTGACACATCATTTTAT CTAATTTCAGTTCCAGTAGGACAACCAGTTGGAGGTGTGAAGCATTACGAGGTTGACATTGAATTTTTTGGGACTAATGGCAATCCTCATGTGCTGAGTACAAATGTGTTCATGAATGATTTTGGTGGGAAGGAGCAATTATTTCATCTCTGGTTTGATCCTACGGTAGATTTCCACAA GTGGTTTGTCGATGAAACTCCAATCAGAGTTTGGAAAAACATGTCAAATTGGGGAGTGGGCTTTCCGGCAGTACCCATGCATGTGGAGGCAAGCATTTGGAATCCTAATTGGCTCGGAACCATAGATTGGAGACAGGGCCCATTTACGGCCCATTATCGTGAGTTTCCCATCAACGGTTGCCGCTATCAGGGTTCGAACCCGCGGGACTGCTTTTCCCAAAATTATTATTGGAACCAACCGCAGTACAGCCAATTAAGTCCTGATCAACAACGTAAGCTTCAAGAAGCCAGGAGAAATTACATGTTCGAGGACTACTGTAATGACCCAATCAAGAAAGGTCAAGAATGCCAGTTTAATCAGTAG